The genomic stretch GCTTCCTCCGCCCAGGAATCGTAGGGCATCAGGCTTTCTGGCGGGGCTGCATCGTCGCTCATGGCTGCCATCTACGCAGGGATAGGCGGATTGCCAAGGAGAAGTGGGGGGCTTCTGTTGCCCGGTGCCCCCCGGACCGCGCTTACCTATCTCTAGGCAGCGAGCGCCACGGTCTCGCGACCGTTATCGTTGGCACTTGTGATTTGGTCCGATGACGGCGGTACCATGCCGGGCAAAAGACGGATCTTTACCGTGCGCGTCGAGCCTGTTTCGCCCCCATCGGCCGCTGATAAGGCGGGTGATTGGTGGAGGCGCCGGGTACCGCCCCCGGGTCCGCAACACTTATTCCATACGCCGTTTATCGCCATAGTCACCGAGGTGACACAGCACATATAGCGCGCCGCGCGCGGGATATCGAGGGGTATCGCGTCACCCGCGCGACAGGCCGCGTTCGACCACGCGGGCATAGAGCGCGGCACCATAGGGGATTGCGTCGTCATTGAAGGCGTAACGCGGGTTGTGGGGCATCGCGCCATCGCCGTTGCCGACATGGATATAGGCGCCCGGGACGCGCTCCATCATGAAGGAGAAGTCCTCGGAGCCCATGCCGGGCGGGTTGTCGCGGGCCACCTTGTCGGCCCCGACCAGGTCGGCGGCAGCCTCGGCATAGGCTTCGGTCTGCGCGGGGTCGTTGATGGTGGGCGCGAAGATCAGGCGCCAGTCGGTGGTGGCGGTGGCGCCGAAGCCGGCGGCGACACCCTCGGCCACGCGACGCATCGCGGCCTCGATCTGGGTGCCGACCTCGCGGGTGAAGAAGCGCGCGGTGCCGGAGATGGTCGCGGTCTCGGGGATGACGTTGTAGGCCTCGCCGCCGATCACCTTGGTCACGCTGACCACCGCAGGGTCGCGCGGGCTGAGCGTGCGGCTGACGATGGATTGCAGCGCGCTCGTGATGTGGCAGGCGGCCAGCACCGGGTCGATGCTCGCTTCCGGGCGCGCACCGTGCGCGCCCTTGCCGGACACCGCGATGTCGAAGAAGGCGCCGCCGGCTGCGGTCGGCCCCGGGCGGATGCCGTACTGGCCGATCGGCATGCCGGGGCGGTTGTGCATGCCGAAGATGGCATCGCAGGGGAAGCGTTCGAACAGCCCATCCGCCAGCATGGCCAGCGCGCCACCGCAGCCTTCCTCGCCAGGCTGGAAGATGAAGTGGACGATGCCGTCGAAGTTCTTCGTCTCGGCCAGGTAGCGCGCCGCACCCAGGAGCATGGTCGTGTGCCCGTCATGACCGCAGGCATGCATCACGCCGGGCGTGGTGCTGCGGAACGGCATGTCAGCGGGTTCCTGGATCGGCAGCGCGTCCATGTCGGCGCGCAGGCCGATGGCACGGTTGCCGGAACCGTTGCGGAGCACGCCCACCACGCCGGTGCCGCCCACGCCGCGATGCACCTCGATGCCCAGCGATTCCAATTCGCGCGCCACGACCTCGGCCGTCCGGTGCTCCGCCATGCCGAGTTCCGGGTGCGCATGCAGGTCGCGGCGGATCTCGGCGAGGGCTGCGTGGTGGCGGCGGATGGCGTCGAGGGCGGACATGGCGGCTCCGGGGCTGGATGCCGCCATGCTGCACCGGGACGCGCCCGGCGCGAAGTCAGACCGGGCGGGTGTCGTCCACCAGGATGATGCGGTGCAGGCGGCGCTTGTGCTGGCTCTCGTCCCATTCCGAGGCGCGATGCAGGCTGCAGCGGTTGTCGCTCATCAGCAGGTCGCCTGGCCGCCAGGCGTGCTTGTAGACGAAGTCCGGGCGGATGAGGTGGGCCAGGACCTCCTCGAACACCGCCCGCGCGTCTGCCTCCGGCAGGCCCTGGATGATCGAGCCCCATTCGCCGCCGAGGAACAGGCCGCGCCGGCCGGATTCCGGATGCGTGCGGACCAGGGGGTGGATCACGTCGGGGTACTTTTCCCCCTCCGCCTCGACCTGTGCCTCGGTGGCGTCGGGGAACAGTTCGCGGAACAGGCGCTTCCGGCTGTGCAACACCTGAAGGCCGTCGATGCGTGCGCGCAGGGCTTCGGGCATCGCGTCCCAGGCGGCGATGCCGTTGGCGTAGCTGGTCTCGCCGGCGGTGGGCGGGATCTCGATGGCATGCAGGAATGTGAACAGGCCAGGGTGTTCGAGGTGATAGTGGTCGGTGTGCCAGTTCATGCCGACCTTGACGGCACCGGCCGCCCGGCCGCCCTCGACCACGTTGCCGACCACGAAGATCTCCGGATGGCCCGGCACGCACAGGTCCTGGCGCGAATGGATGTCGAGGTTGGTGCCGAAGCGACGCGTGAAATCGACATAGCCCGCCGTGGTCAGCGCCTGCTGGTCGCGCAGCAGTAGCAGTGTGCGATCGACGCAGGCGGCGCGGATGATGGCGGTGATTTCCGCATCCTCCGGCGCGGTCAGGTCGATGCCGCCGATCTCGACACCGATGGCGGGGGCGAGGTCCCGCACCGTCAACCCGCGCCTGGCGGCCGCGGCGCGCCAGGCCATCATACTGTTGGCCATGGGGGTGCCTCCTTCAGGTCAGGGCCTGCACGGCAGCGAGGCGCCGGCGGTCCGCGTCGGTCGACAGGAAGCGCGCATAGAGCGGCTGTGCCGCCTGCTGGAAGGGCGCCTTGTCGGGCGTGCTGATCTTGGCACCGGCGCGCTCGGCCTGGGCGTGGAGCGTGGCTTCGCCCTCGACCACCAGGTTGCGCTCGAAGACAGCGGATTCCATTGCGGCCCGGTCCACCGCCGCGCGGAGGTCCGGCGCCAACGCCTGGTAGCGCCGTTCCGACATCACGACCGGCGCGGTCAGCGCCAGCCAGCCGACCAGGGTGAAGTTCGGCGCCACTTCATAGAATTTCTGGCCGACGAAGTTCGTGTAGGCGGCCTCGGCGCCATCCACCACGCCGGTCTGCAGCGCGCCGTACAATTCGCCATAGGCCAACGGCGTGGCGTTCGCCCCGAAGGCGTTGAAGGCGGCGACATGCACCGGGTTCTGCTGGGTGCGGATCTTCTTGCCGCGCAGCGCGGCCATGTCCGGCACCGCCGTGCGCGTCATCAGGTGACGAATGCCGGAGGAATACAGCGACAGGAAGCGGAAGTTCCGCGCGCGCGATGCGACGCCCAGTTCCTCCATCAGCGGTGCGGTGGTCGCGATCTTTTCGAGGTGCGCATAGTCCCGCACCAGGTAGGGCATGTCGAAAAGCTGAAATTCCTTGATGAAGTTCGCGAAGGCGGCGTGCGAGGGTACCGCCAGGTCGATGGTGCCGAGTGCCACGCCCTCGATCATCGGCAATTCGTTGCCGAGCTGACCGTTCGGGAAGATCTGGAGGCCCAGCCGGCCCGAGGTGAGTTCGCGCAGGCGGCGATCCATCACCTTCAGGCCCTCGTCCTGCACCTCGCCCACCGCATTGGTGTGGGCGGCGCGCAGCGTAACGGTCTGCGCATGGGCGGCGTT from Roseomonas fluvialis encodes the following:
- a CDS encoding TRAP transporter substrate-binding protein; the encoded protein is MMLRRRHLPLLATPFIANAAHAQTVTLRAAHTNAVGEVQDEGLKVMDRRLRELTSGRLGLQIFPNGQLGNELPMIEGVALGTIDLAVPSHAAFANFIKEFQLFDMPYLVRDYAHLEKIATTAPLMEELGVASRARNFRFLSLYSSGIRHLMTRTAVPDMAALRGKKIRTQQNPVHVAAFNAFGANATPLAYGELYGALQTGVVDGAEAAYTNFVGQKFYEVAPNFTLVGWLALTAPVVMSERRYQALAPDLRAAVDRAAMESAVFERNLVVEGEATLHAQAERAGAKISTPDKAPFQQAAQPLYARFLSTDADRRRLAAVQALT
- a CDS encoding M20 aminoacylase family protein; the protein is MSALDAIRRHHAALAEIRRDLHAHPELGMAEHRTAEVVARELESLGIEVHRGVGGTGVVGVLRNGSGNRAIGLRADMDALPIQEPADMPFRSTTPGVMHACGHDGHTTMLLGAARYLAETKNFDGIVHFIFQPGEEGCGGALAMLADGLFERFPCDAIFGMHNRPGMPIGQYGIRPGPTAAGGAFFDIAVSGKGAHGARPEASIDPVLAACHITSALQSIVSRTLSPRDPAVVSVTKVIGGEAYNVIPETATISGTARFFTREVGTQIEAAMRRVAEGVAAGFGATATTDWRLIFAPTINDPAQTEAYAEAAADLVGADKVARDNPPGMGSEDFSFMMERVPGAYIHVGNGDGAMPHNPRYAFNDDAIPYGAALYARVVERGLSRG
- a CDS encoding TauD/TfdA dioxygenase family protein; this translates as MANSMMAWRAAAARRGLTVRDLAPAIGVEIGGIDLTAPEDAEITAIIRAACVDRTLLLLRDQQALTTAGYVDFTRRFGTNLDIHSRQDLCVPGHPEIFVVGNVVEGGRAAGAVKVGMNWHTDHYHLEHPGLFTFLHAIEIPPTAGETSYANGIAAWDAMPEALRARIDGLQVLHSRKRLFRELFPDATEAQVEAEGEKYPDVIHPLVRTHPESGRRGLFLGGEWGSIIQGLPEADARAVFEEVLAHLIRPDFVYKHAWRPGDLLMSDNRCSLHRASEWDESQHKRRLHRIILVDDTRPV